The proteins below are encoded in one region of Candidatus Profftella armatura (Diaphorina cf. continua):
- the sbcB gene encoding exodeoxyribonuclease I, translated as MIDGNSTFLWYDYETFGLNVRRDRPFQFAAIRTDIMLNEIDNPIMLYCKPAPDFLPNPKACLITKITPQFCLNNGIPEYKFASIIESIFLKPGTISVGYNTISFDDEVTRFMFWRNLINPYEREWKNNCSRWDLINVIRASYVLRPYGIIWPYKNNGKPSLKLEHLSFVNNLLHKKSHDALSDVRATLGLARLIRNNNPRLFNFALSLRKKKYVLMEIGWPIARPFFYISHAFSAKNDYISLMWPICIHPMNKNILITWNLLYDPKQFLLNDINKIRDYLCFKKNSLNEDIIPISMIHLNRSPIVISNLKILSSNLIFRCKFDLNCAFKNIKYASSILSRTHIWKKIFLDYKINNSNLELNIDEELYNNFISKNDNLKLAILRSMSPQELSDVNFCFENKKLKELIFRYRARNFIETLSLKELKRWEKYRISRFYNKKNNNYTINMFYLEIQSLLKKVNEYDKKILNALLMYGKNIIPKYGY; from the coding sequence ATGATAGATGGAAATTCTACTTTTCTTTGGTATGATTATGAAACATTTGGTTTAAATGTTCGAAGAGATAGGCCATTTCAGTTTGCTGCAATTAGAACTGATATTATGCTTAATGAAATTGATAATCCAATTATGTTATATTGTAAACCGGCTCCTGATTTTTTGCCTAATCCAAAGGCTTGTTTAATTACAAAAATTACTCCTCAATTTTGTTTAAATAATGGTATACCAGAGTATAAATTTGCATCTATTATTGAAAGTATTTTTTTAAAACCAGGTACGATTAGTGTTGGTTATAATACAATTTCATTTGATGATGAAGTTACTCGATTTATGTTTTGGAGAAATTTAATTAATCCCTATGAAAGAGAATGGAAAAATAATTGCAGTCGCTGGGATTTAATTAACGTAATAAGAGCTTCTTATGTATTACGTCCATATGGAATAATATGGCCATATAAAAATAATGGTAAACCAAGTTTAAAATTAGAGCATTTAAGTTTTGTTAATAATTTATTACATAAAAAATCGCATGACGCCTTATCAGATGTTCGTGCTACATTAGGTTTAGCTAGATTAATACGTAATAATAATCCTAGATTGTTTAATTTTGCTTTATCATTACGAAAAAAAAAATATGTTTTAATGGAGATAGGGTGGCCAATAGCTCGTCCATTTTTTTATATTTCTCATGCATTTTCTGCTAAAAATGATTATATTTCTCTTATGTGGCCTATTTGTATACATCCAATGAATAAAAATATATTAATTACTTGGAATTTATTATATGATCCTAAACAATTTTTATTAAATGATATTAATAAAATTCGCGATTATTTATGTTTTAAAAAGAATTCCTTAAATGAAGATATTATACCAATAAGTATGATTCATTTAAATAGATCACCAATAGTGATAAGTAATTTAAAAATATTATCATCAAATTTAATATTTCGCTGTAAATTTGATTTAAATTGTGCTTTTAAAAATATAAAATATGCCTCATCTATATTGAGTAGAACTCATATTTGGAAAAAAATTTTTTTAGATTATAAAATTAATAATTCTAATTTAGAATTAAATATTGATGAAGAATTATATAATAATTTTATTAGTAAGAATGATAATTTAAAATTAGCCATTTTAAGATCTATGTCTCCTCAAGAATTATCTGATGTTAATTTTTGTTTTGAAAATAAAAAGTTAAAAGAGTTAATTTTTCGTTATCGAGCAAGAAATTTTATAGAAACATTATCTTTAAAAGAATTAAAGCGCTGGGAGAAATATCGTATTTCTCGATTTTATAATAAAAAAAATAATAATTACACCATAAATATGTTTTATTTAGAAATACAATCTTTATTAAAAAAGGTAAATGAATATGATAAAAAAATATTAAATGCATTATTGATGTATGGAAAAAATATTATCCCAAAATATGGTTATTAA
- a CDS encoding 5'-3' exonuclease: MRNTLLLVDGSSYIYRAFYALPDIRNIDNFPVGALYGTINMLRKLYKNYQATYIACIFDAKGKTFRNILYPAYKATRKKMPYNLILQIKLIHTAVRAIGWPILIMKGVEADDVIGTLAKQAIIKYNLKVIISTNDKDMAQLVNNKIILINNNKIYDRTAVISKFGVSPEKIVDYFSLIGDVSDNLPGVKKIGPKTAIKLLNQYHSLEGIIKNSNKIKGVIGENLRFSLNWLPKIKKLLTIKTDCNLTENIVSIPESLIIQPKDEKLLIKLLNQYKLKEKFLY; encoded by the coding sequence ATGCGCAATACTTTATTATTAGTAGATGGTTCTAGTTATATATATAGAGCATTTTACGCGTTACCTGATATAAGAAATATAGATAATTTTCCAGTTGGCGCGTTATATGGTACAATAAACATGTTACGTAAATTATATAAAAATTATCAGGCAACTTATATTGCTTGTATATTTGACGCGAAAGGAAAAACCTTTAGAAATATTTTATATCCAGCTTATAAAGCTACGCGAAAAAAAATGCCATATAATTTAATTTTACAAATTAAGCTAATTCACACAGCGGTACGTGCAATAGGTTGGCCAATTTTAATAATGAAAGGAGTTGAAGCTGATGATGTAATTGGCACACTCGCTAAGCAGGCGATCATTAAATATAATTTAAAAGTTATTATCTCAACTAATGATAAAGATATGGCACAATTAGTAAATAATAAAATTATTCTTATTAATAATAATAAAATATATGATCGTACAGCTGTTATTTCTAAGTTTGGTGTGTCACCAGAAAAAATTGTTGATTATTTTAGTTTAATAGGTGATGTATCAGATAACTTACCTGGAGTTAAAAAAATTGGACCTAAAACAGCTATTAAATTATTAAATCAATATCATTCTTTAGAAGGTATTATAAAGAATTCCAATAAAATTAAGGGCGTAATTGGAGAAAATTTACGGTTTTCATTAAATTGGTTACCAAAAATAAAAAAATTATTAACAATAAAGACGGATTGTAATCTTACTGAAAATATAGTATCAATTCCAGAATCCTTAATTATTCAACCTAAAGATGAAAAATTATTGATAAAATTATTAAATCAATATAAATTAAAAGAAAAATTTTTATATTAA
- a CDS encoding Mth938-like domain-containing protein, which translates to MELENIININYQTIVAYNNYSVKFRNGIFYKKSFLVSPTIDPIFWSINGYNFLTKKDFIYISKFNPTIVILGTGSIQHFIHPKLTYILTQKNIGIECMNNQAACRTYNILVFDDIKVMLALIFD; encoded by the coding sequence ATGGAATTAGAAAATATTATAAATATAAATTATCAAACTATTGTTGCTTATAATAATTATAGCGTTAAATTTAGAAATGGAATTTTTTATAAAAAAAGTTTTTTAGTATCACCAACAATAGATCCTATTTTTTGGTCGATAAATGGATATAATTTTCTTACTAAAAAAGATTTTATTTATATTTCTAAATTTAATCCAACTATAGTTATTTTAGGAACTGGTAGTATTCAACATTTTATTCATCCAAAATTAACTTATATTTTAACTCAAAAAAATATTGGAATTGAATGCATGAATAATCAAGCAGCATGTCGTACTTACAATATTTTAGTATTTGATGATATTAAAGTCATGTTAGCTCTTATTTTTGATTAA
- the rpsF gene encoding 30S ribosomal protein S6, with the protein MRHYEIIFIVHPDQSEQVSEMIERYKKIVISGKGKIHRLEDWGRRSLAYQIKKVIKAHYICFNVEINKKTLLEIETSFRFNDAILRYLTIKTKKAETETSSFLRLIQKEESIKK; encoded by the coding sequence ATGCGTCATTATGAAATTATATTTATTGTACATCCAGATCAAAGTGAACAAGTTTCAGAGATGATTGAACGTTATAAAAAAATTGTAATTTCCGGAAAGGGAAAAATACATCGTTTAGAAGACTGGGGGCGTCGATCTTTAGCTTATCAAATAAAAAAAGTAATAAAAGCACATTATATATGTTTTAATGTAGAAATTAATAAAAAAACTTTATTGGAAATTGAAACAAGTTTTAGGTTTAATGATGCAATTTTAAGATATTTAACGATAAAAACTAAAAAAGCCGAAACTGAAACATCATCTTTTTTAAGATTAATTCAGAAAGAGGAAAGTATTAAAAAATAA
- the ruvX gene encoding Holliday junction resolvase RuvX encodes MSNNLIKSFSNIEIIFGFDFGFKRIGIAFGNTLIKHAKPLKIIHSITNNAKFNEISKLVENWKPKYFVVGFPSYIDMAHEKHKIAIRCQRFANQLCGRYSIKTFMINENYSSIIIKNFRKKYIDSQSAALILQQYFDEKLYNKI; translated from the coding sequence ATGTCTAATAATTTAATTAAATCTTTTTCTAATATTGAAATTATATTTGGTTTTGATTTTGGATTTAAAAGAATAGGAATTGCATTTGGAAATACCTTAATAAAACATGCAAAACCTTTGAAAATTATTCATTCAATAACTAATAACGCGAAATTTAATGAAATTTCTAAATTAGTAGAAAATTGGAAACCAAAATATTTTGTAGTTGGATTCCCGTCATATATTGATATGGCTCATGAAAAACATAAAATAGCAATAAGATGTCAACGATTTGCTAATCAATTATGTGGGCGCTATTCAATTAAAACATTTATGATTAATGAAAATTATTCATCAATTATAATTAAAAATTTTCGTAAAAAATATATAGATTCCCAATCAGCTGCTCTTATATTGCAACAATATTTTGATGAAAAATTATATAATAAAATTTAA
- the rplI gene encoding 50S ribosomal protein L9 — protein MQIILLKDIPNLGKLGEIIKVKNGYARNFLIPQNQARHATKFVIKEFEEKRIKLEKTASTIFLNAKKMGEEIQKLNINIMKKSGIDGRLFGSVTNSDIVKEFEKKGLKIKKNKIRLPNNQIKKIGNYYINISLHSDLKINKMISITSEIKT, from the coding sequence ATGCAAATTATTTTATTAAAAGATATTCCTAATTTAGGAAAATTAGGTGAAATTATAAAAGTAAAAAATGGTTATGCGCGTAATTTTTTAATTCCACAAAATCAAGCTCGACACGCGACAAAATTTGTTATTAAAGAGTTTGAAGAAAAACGTATTAAATTAGAAAAAACTGCTTCTACAATTTTTTTAAATGCTAAAAAAATGGGAGAAGAAATTCAAAAATTAAATATAAATATTATGAAAAAATCTGGAATTGATGGGCGATTATTTGGTTCTGTAACTAATTCTGATATTGTTAAGGAATTTGAAAAAAAAGGATTAAAAATTAAAAAAAATAAAATTAGATTACCAAATAATCAAATAAAAAAAATTGGAAATTATTATATAAATATATCATTACATAGTGACTTAAAAATTAATAAAATGATTTCTATTACTAGTGAAATAAAAACTTAA
- the def gene encoding peptide deformylase, with product MTLLPIIYYPDIRLKKIAEPVTEFDLNLKKIIFNMTETMYNATGIGLAASQVDIHKQLLILDISKNSNKLQVFVNPKIIWYSKEKQIYNEGCLSLPGIFNKIKRSKFIRVHALNIEGKIFEIIAEGLLAICLQHEIDHLNGKIFIEYLSNFKKERIIKKILKKNKKIKI from the coding sequence ATGACTTTATTGCCTATTATTTATTATCCAGATATACGTTTAAAAAAAATAGCGGAACCAGTTACAGAGTTTGATTTAAATTTAAAAAAAATAATTTTTAATATGACTGAAACTATGTATAATGCTACGGGAATTGGTTTAGCTGCTTCACAGGTTGATATACATAAACAATTATTAATATTAGATATTTCAAAAAATAGTAATAAATTGCAGGTTTTTGTAAATCCAAAAATTATATGGTATAGCAAGGAAAAACAAATTTATAATGAGGGTTGTTTATCTTTACCTGGAATATTTAATAAAATAAAACGCTCTAAATTCATTCGAGTACATGCATTAAATATTGAAGGAAAAATATTTGAAATAATAGCTGAAGGATTATTGGCAATTTGTTTGCAGCATGAAATAGATCATTTAAATGGAAAAATATTTATTGAATATTTATCGAATTTTAAAAAAGAACGAATTATAAAAAAAATATTAAAAAAAAATAAAAAAATTAAAATATAA
- the tyrS gene encoding tyrosine--tRNA ligase: protein MNPKLKSKTNTNSTIQPLFISDKIFNSLEIIKNGIKELLLESELIKKLIRSEDTNKPLRIKLGFDPTSPDIHLGHIIVLDKLHQLQNLGHQVFFLVGDFTAIIGDPTGKNITRPLLTDEQINFNAQTYFSQISLILDIEKTEVCYNSKWCNQLSAKDIIKLTSYYNVARMMEREDFTKRYKNRISISIHEFLYPLIQGYDSVALKSDLEIGGVDQKFNLLVAREIQRNYSQEPQCILTMPLLEGLDGVQKMSKSKNNYIGITEPSNIMFAKIMSISDSMMWRYYELILKYSSSTISNFKTEIISGKNPRDFKITLAKKIVTRFHSKSASNDALYDFIKRSKGGIPDNIPELEIYGAPFYIGNLLKQINLCPSISSALRMIEQRGIRVNGIIISDKNLQLNNGIFVLQAGKRKFIRVKLL, encoded by the coding sequence ATGAATCCTAAATTAAAATCTAAAACTAATACTAATTCTACAATACAGCCCCTTTTTATATCCGATAAAATATTTAATTCCTTAGAAATCATTAAAAATGGAATTAAAGAATTACTACTAGAATCAGAACTTATAAAAAAATTAATACGTTCCGAAGATACCAATAAACCTTTACGTATTAAACTTGGATTTGATCCGACTAGCCCTGATATCCATCTTGGACATATTATAGTCTTAGATAAATTACATCAATTACAAAATCTTGGTCATCAAGTATTTTTTTTAGTTGGAGATTTTACTGCAATCATCGGTGATCCAACCGGAAAAAATATTACTCGTCCATTATTAACAGATGAACAAATTAATTTTAATGCGCAAACTTACTTTTCACAAATTTCTTTAATATTAGATATAGAAAAAACTGAAGTTTGCTACAATTCTAAATGGTGTAATCAATTAAGCGCAAAAGATATTATTAAATTAACATCTTATTATAATGTAGCGCGTATGATGGAAAGGGAAGATTTTACAAAAAGATATAAAAATAGAATATCAATCTCAATACATGAATTTCTATATCCTCTAATTCAGGGTTATGATTCAGTAGCATTAAAATCTGATCTTGAAATAGGGGGGGTAGATCAAAAATTTAATCTATTAGTTGCTAGAGAAATACAAAGAAATTATTCTCAAGAACCTCAATGCATTTTAACTATGCCACTATTAGAAGGTTTAGATGGGGTTCAAAAAATGTCAAAATCGAAAAATAATTATATTGGTATTACCGAACCTAGCAATATTATGTTTGCTAAAATAATGAGCATATCTGATTCAATGATGTGGCGTTATTATGAATTAATACTTAAGTATTCCTCAAGTACTATTTCTAATTTTAAAACTGAAATAATTTCTGGAAAAAATCCTCGTGATTTTAAAATTACTTTAGCTAAAAAAATCGTCACTCGTTTTCACTCAAAATCCGCGTCTAATGATGCTTTATATGATTTTATAAAACGTTCTAAGGGTGGAATTCCAGATAATATTCCTGAATTAGAAATATATGGCGCACCATTTTATATTGGAAATTTACTCAAACAAATTAATTTATGCCCCTCTATTTCTAGTGCATTAAGAATGATTGAACAAAGAGGAATTCGTGTTAATGGAATTATAATTAGTGATAAAAATTTACAATTAAATAATGGTATTTTTGTATTACAAGCTGGAAAACGTAAATTTATCCGAGTAAAATTACTATAA
- the rpsR gene encoding 30S ribosomal protein S18, producing MIFGKKNDKNKFKKKRQQQNPLFKRKKFCRFTVMNIKQIDYKNIEILKDFVQENGKIIAARLTGTRSHYQRQMDTAIKRARFLALLPYTDLHNR from the coding sequence ATGATATTTGGTAAAAAAAATGACAAGAATAAATTTAAGAAAAAACGTCAACAGCAAAATCCACTTTTTAAAAGAAAAAAATTTTGTAGATTTACCGTGATGAATATTAAGCAAATTGATTACAAGAATATTGAGATATTAAAAGATTTTGTTCAGGAAAATGGAAAAATTATAGCCGCAAGATTAACTGGAACACGTTCTCATTATCAACGTCAAATGGATACAGCAATTAAACGTGCTCGTTTTTTAGCATTATTGCCATATACTGATTTACATAATAGATAA
- a CDS encoding YqgE/AlgH family protein: protein MTKQKKKILSSQVDVFKTIDHNTLNIPLKNNDDNIADTDYDIDCSDAKSLLDLTNHFLIAMPGFSTPFFDGAVVYLCEHNTNGAFGIIINKPTDMTINILLDSDSNLKLRLVPNTKEFILEKTTKPIMFGGPVQIDRGFVLHNIVNEKSSFFNSTLNITSDISLTTSKDILESFSRGDGPSQLLISLGCSGWGSGQLEAEIINNHWLIVDANSEVIFNVPCEQRFFAAVKLLGINPLMLSNQYGYV from the coding sequence ATGACTAAACAAAAAAAAAAAATATTATCATCTCAAGTTGATGTTTTTAAAACTATTGATCATAATACACTAAATATACCATTAAAAAATAATGATGATAATATCGCTGATACAGATTATGATATTGATTGTAGTGATGCTAAATCGTTACTTGATTTAACTAATCATTTTTTAATTGCTATGCCTGGTTTTTCTACTCCATTTTTTGATGGGGCAGTAGTATATTTATGTGAACATAATACGAATGGTGCATTTGGTATTATAATTAATAAACCTACTGATATGACTATAAATATTTTATTAGATAGCGATAGTAATTTAAAACTAAGATTAGTTCCTAATACTAAAGAATTTATTTTAGAAAAAACTACAAAACCTATTATGTTTGGGGGGCCAGTTCAGATTGATCGAGGATTTGTATTACATAATATTGTTAATGAAAAATCATCATTTTTTAATTCAACTTTAAATATAACTTCTGATATTTCATTGACTACATCTAAGGATATTTTAGAATCTTTTTCTAGAGGAGATGGGCCTTCTCAATTATTAATTAGCTTAGGTTGCTCAGGATGGGGTTCTGGTCAATTAGAGGCAGAAATTATTAATAATCATTGGTTAATAGTTGATGCTAATTCTGAAGTTATTTTTAATGTTCCGTGTGAGCAACGATTTTTTGCTGCAGTAAAATTATTAGGAATTAACCCATTAATGCTAAGTAATCAATATGGATATGTCTAA
- a CDS encoding class I SAM-dependent methyltransferase: protein MHNIDTFNKDIFFSNLLKNLIIKDIYKKNGWISFKRYMELALYAKNLGYYNNNSIKFGENGDFITAPEISSFFGITLTKLAIEIFEQTEPIIMEFGSGNGKLAKDILTAFNLFNIKLEKYIIIELSPKLRNRQKKMLIDFTNIEWLNNCPKNFSGLIILNEVLDAMPVSLVTKGINCWYERGVTWINNKKNGKFIFKDRPCSLNFIKQITNEKLLPIGYLTEIHSVAIKFIASLAKTLINKKNNQSKNNSILILLIDYGFPSNEYYLDQRSQGTLMCHYKHNINFDPFYLPGLQDITAHIDFTAIAKIATDNGLNLLNYTSQSGFLINSGICNILSKFMFKNKNNIIQHLQQINGIKKLISLGEMGELFKILVLGHNIKWPKKFLQYDRSHRL, encoded by the coding sequence ATGCATAATATTGATACTTTCAATAAAGATATTTTTTTTTCTAATTTACTAAAAAATTTAATTATAAAAGATATATACAAAAAAAATGGCTGGATTTCATTTAAACGTTATATGGAACTAGCCTTATACGCAAAAAATTTAGGTTACTATAATAATAATTCTATTAAATTTGGTGAAAATGGTGATTTTATAACAGCACCTGAAATTTCATCATTTTTTGGTATAACATTAACCAAATTAGCAATCGAAATTTTTGAACAAACTGAACCTATAATAATGGAATTTGGTTCTGGTAATGGGAAATTAGCTAAAGATATTCTTACTGCATTTAATCTATTTAATATTAAACTTGAAAAATATATTATTATTGAATTATCTCCTAAATTACGTAATAGACAAAAAAAAATGTTAATTGATTTTACAAACATAGAATGGTTAAATAATTGTCCAAAGAATTTTTCTGGTTTAATCATACTTAATGAAGTATTAGATGCTATGCCAGTATCTTTAGTCACAAAAGGTATTAATTGTTGGTATGAAAGAGGTGTTACATGGATTAATAATAAAAAAAACGGAAAATTTATATTTAAAGATCGTCCTTGTAGCTTAAATTTTATTAAACAAATAACTAATGAAAAATTACTTCCGATTGGATATTTAACAGAAATACATTCAGTTGCTATAAAATTTATAGCATCATTAGCAAAAACATTAATAAATAAAAAAAATAATCAATCAAAAAATAATAGTATATTAATTTTATTAATAGATTATGGATTTCCATCAAATGAATATTATTTAGATCAACGATCTCAAGGAACTTTGATGTGTCATTATAAACATAATATAAATTTTGATCCATTTTACTTGCCTGGTTTACAAGATATAACAGCTCATATTGATTTTACAGCAATTGCAAAAATAGCAACTGATAATGGCTTAAATTTATTAAATTATACTAGTCAATCTGGATTTTTAATAAATTCTGGTATTTGTAATATTTTATCTAAATTTATGTTTAAAAATAAAAATAATATTATACAACATCTGCAACAAATTAATGGTATAAAAAAATTAATTTCTTTAGGAGAAATGGGGGAATTATTTAAAATACTAGTATTAGGTCATAATATAAAATGGCCTAAAAAATTTTTACAATACGATCGCAGTCATCGTTTATAA
- the dnaB gene encoding replicative DNA helicase, which produces MHAPFNIKNEKFRVPPHSIESEQSVLGGLLLDNSAWDKIADCLNSDYFYRYDHKLIFKHITKLINSSHPADVITVFDSLSNTGNAEEIGGLSYLNSLAQNIPSAANIRRYAEIVRDRGILRKLITITDEISSQAFISEGKEVKQILDEAESKIFSIAEKEICINKGFQKIQPLLNRVIERINKLYNQGINNNDVTGISTGFFELDKITSGLQPGDLIIVAGRPSMGKTAFSLNIGEHIAIKNKLPVAIFSMEMSGAQLAMRMLGSVGKLDQHKLRTGRLSSDDWPRINDSIKKINKSQLYIDETPSLNVIELRANSRRLSRQCGKIGVIIIDYLQLMSASSSGENRATEISEISRNLKGLAKEINCPILALSQLNRSLEQRQNKRPIMSDLRESGAIEQDADLILFIYRDEVYNQNSADKGIAEIIVSKQRNGPIGNIRLTFSGQYTKFNNV; this is translated from the coding sequence ATGCATGCACCATTTAATATCAAAAATGAAAAATTTCGTGTACCACCACATTCTATTGAATCAGAACAATCTGTTTTAGGAGGATTATTGCTTGATAATTCTGCTTGGGATAAAATTGCAGATTGTTTAAATTCAGATTATTTTTATCGTTATGATCACAAATTAATTTTTAAGCATATTACAAAATTAATTAATTCATCACATCCAGCGGATGTTATTACTGTATTTGATTCATTATCTAATACCGGTAATGCTGAAGAAATAGGAGGTTTATCTTATTTAAATTCTTTAGCGCAAAATATACCATCAGCCGCTAATATTCGACGTTATGCTGAAATAGTACGAGATAGAGGAATATTAAGAAAATTAATTACAATTACTGATGAAATCTCTAGTCAGGCTTTTATTTCTGAAGGAAAAGAAGTAAAACAAATATTAGATGAAGCAGAATCAAAGATTTTTTCAATTGCGGAAAAAGAAATATGCATAAATAAAGGTTTCCAGAAAATTCAACCATTATTAAATCGGGTTATAGAACGTATTAATAAATTATATAATCAAGGTATTAATAATAATGATGTTACCGGTATTTCAACTGGATTTTTTGAACTTGATAAAATAACATCTGGATTACAGCCTGGAGACTTAATCATTGTTGCGGGAAGACCTTCTATGGGAAAAACTGCTTTTTCTCTTAATATAGGAGAGCATATTGCAATTAAAAATAAATTACCTGTTGCTATATTTTCAATGGAAATGAGTGGAGCTCAATTAGCCATGAGAATGCTTGGTTCAGTTGGAAAACTAGATCAACATAAATTACGAACTGGTCGTCTTTCTAGTGATGATTGGCCGAGAATAAATGATTCAATTAAAAAAATTAATAAATCTCAATTATATATTGATGAAACTCCATCTTTAAATGTAATAGAATTACGAGCGAATTCAAGACGCTTATCTAGACAATGTGGAAAAATTGGTGTAATTATAATCGATTATTTACAATTAATGTCCGCAAGTTCTAGCGGGGAAAATAGAGCTACTGAAATTTCTGAAATTTCTCGAAATTTAAAGGGATTAGCTAAGGAAATTAATTGCCCAATACTTGCTTTATCACAATTAAATCGTTCATTAGAACAACGTCAAAATAAACGTCCTATAATGTCAGATTTACGTGAATCAGGTGCTATTGAGCAAGATGCTGATCTTATTTTATTTATATATCGCGATGAAGTTTATAATCAAAATTCAGCTGATAAAGGTATTGCTGAAATTATTGTTAGCAAACAACGCAATGGTCCAATTGGTAATATTCGACTAACCTTTTCTGGTCAATATACTAAATTTAATAATGTTTAA